One genomic window of Nakamurella panacisegetis includes the following:
- a CDS encoding YchJ family protein — MRARYSAFVRRESTYLLESWHPSTRPGAVDFDPEIRWTGLTVEGRHAGGLLDQVGTVAFVARYRANGRRGEQRENSRFVRENGRWVYLGAV; from the coding sequence ATGCGCGCGCGGTACTCGGCGTTCGTCCGGCGGGAGTCGACGTACCTGCTCGAGTCGTGGCATCCCAGTACCCGGCCCGGGGCCGTCGACTTCGACCCCGAGATCCGCTGGACCGGGCTCACCGTCGAAGGTCGCCACGCCGGCGGACTACTGGACCAGGTCGGCACTGTTGCGTTCGTCGCCCGGTACCGGGCCAACGGCCGCCGCGGTGAGCAACGGGAGAACAGCCGGTTCGTCCGCGAGAACGGCCGCTGGGTCTATCTCGGCGCGGTGTGA
- a CDS encoding 2'-5' RNA ligase family protein, giving the protein MPRLVVVLPLDPLPLGAGWHLNDWPLHVTVAPTFVIDAELPTVVGAVEPVMRSVPAFTVTAGPDEGFGRSGAIPVSLLEPSPILAGLHRALLGAIIGIGGVFDDPEYTGNHYRPHITMTKAARVHPGDRLHLRQATLVDMEPVGAERLRHVVRSWTLV; this is encoded by the coding sequence ATGCCGCGGCTGGTGGTGGTGCTCCCGCTCGATCCGCTGCCGCTCGGCGCCGGATGGCACCTGAACGACTGGCCGCTGCACGTGACGGTGGCGCCTACCTTCGTGATCGACGCCGAGCTGCCCACCGTGGTCGGTGCCGTCGAGCCGGTGATGCGATCGGTGCCGGCGTTCACCGTGACCGCTGGTCCGGACGAGGGCTTCGGCCGGTCCGGGGCCATCCCGGTCTCGCTCCTGGAGCCGTCACCGATCCTGGCCGGACTGCATCGGGCCCTGCTGGGGGCGATCATCGGGATCGGCGGCGTGTTCGACGATCCCGAGTACACCGGAAACCACTACCGTCCGCACATCACCATGACGAAGGCGGCCCGGGTGCACCCCGGCGACCGGCTGCATCTGCGTCAGGCGACCCTCGTCGACATGGAACCGGTTGGCGCGGAACGACTTCGGCACGTCGTGCGCTCGTGGACGCTGGTCTGA
- a CDS encoding pentapeptide repeat-containing protein — translation MADTGSDALPRANLLADCSRCFGLCCVALPFTASADFAVTKAAGEPCRNLAADSGCRIHSSLRQRGFAGCTVYDCFGAGQQVAQVTYAGRSWRDDPGSAAQMFAVFPVVRQLHELLWYLQEAIEKSAGELRVRAADLQTATAALTGLPAPELLEVDVATHRDRVNQVLLEVSTLVRADRPQKSRRGADLVGARLRGADLRGANLRGAYLIGADLRSADLREADLIGADLRGADLRRADLSTALFLTQFQLNAAHGDAVTAIPAVLTRPGDWTSPQ, via the coding sequence GTGGCGGACACCGGGAGCGACGCATTGCCCAGGGCGAACCTGCTGGCCGACTGCTCTCGTTGTTTCGGATTGTGTTGTGTCGCACTACCGTTCACCGCCTCCGCGGACTTCGCCGTCACCAAGGCAGCCGGCGAGCCGTGCCGCAATCTGGCCGCCGACTCCGGTTGCCGCATCCACTCGTCACTGCGGCAGCGCGGGTTCGCCGGGTGCACGGTCTACGACTGCTTCGGGGCCGGACAACAAGTGGCCCAGGTCACCTACGCCGGGCGGAGCTGGCGCGATGATCCTGGGTCGGCGGCGCAGATGTTCGCGGTCTTCCCGGTCGTGCGTCAACTGCACGAACTGCTCTGGTATCTGCAGGAGGCGATCGAGAAATCGGCCGGAGAACTGCGGGTCCGGGCGGCCGATCTGCAGACCGCCACGGCCGCGCTGACCGGGCTGCCGGCACCGGAGCTGCTCGAGGTTGATGTGGCCACTCACCGCGACCGGGTCAACCAGGTGCTCCTGGAGGTCAGCACGCTGGTCCGCGCCGACCGGCCGCAGAAGAGCCGACGCGGAGCGGATCTGGTCGGTGCGCGCCTGCGTGGGGCCGACCTGCGCGGAGCGAACCTCCGCGGCGCCTACCTGATCGGCGCCGACCTCCGCTCAGCGGATCTGCGCGAAGCCGACCTGATCGGGGCCGACCTGCGCGGAGCGGATCTGCGCCGGGCCGACCTGTCGACCGCCCTGTTCCTGACCCAGTTCCAGCTCAATGCGGCCCACGGCGATGCCGTGACGGCCATCCCGGCGGTGCTGACCCGGCCCGGTGACTGGACCAGCCCGCAGTAG
- a CDS encoding HelD family protein, giving the protein MTGTEGTELLAEQGFITNLYRRLDRMREETVRLRDTYLRDSDGTPGGRVQRDIAYAGHAQTLVDLNVAEDKLCFGRLDSVDGQSMHIGRMGIFSEGEDREQLLMDWRAPSARPFYVATAAAPLGVRRRRHLRIRRRIVESISDEYLDLTGLSPDDPALAAVSASGLTGEAALLAALNAPRTGRMGDIVETIQAEQDRIIRADRAGILVVQGGPGTGKTAVALHRTAYLLYTHRGQLANRGVLVIGPNRTFLTYIGQVLPSLGENAVVLSTVGDLFPGVRAERVESSRVAVLKGRLNMAKVIANAVLDRQRVPKTTITVKYAGGDLRLDRQLLSRAQERAWQSRRPHNRARQVFLKSVFDQLARQVARRHREGLAAAIPLTSDDFEDIRRDLRSDEDLQAALSTIWPALTAQTLVRDLFASPARLRLAAPFLSDAERDLLLAAAPTQTFSQSDVPLLDEAAELLGQDDRLVMAAATRDREQREEYAQSVLDMLGEGGEASDEGTGADGFLGMVSAADLVELQEDAVSLTSTAERAGADREWTYGHVVVDEAQELSPMAWRVVMRRCPVKSMTLVGDLAQTGDAAGASSWGSVLRPYVGRDWRFEELTVNYRTPAEITAVADRILASIDPKLTAPTSVRSTGVLPWWQHTSSETLVEQTALRAAQDLALGGEQHLAVLVPDALYEQVTTRVAELVPAAGPGHDVARPVVVMTVREAKGLEFDSVILVEPDLIVEQSPKGRNDLYVAVTRATQRLGVLYTGRRPAYADPAPEASAGLW; this is encoded by the coding sequence TTGACCGGGACCGAGGGCACCGAACTCCTGGCCGAGCAGGGTTTCATCACCAACCTGTACCGGCGGCTCGATCGCATGCGCGAGGAGACGGTCCGCCTTCGCGACACCTACCTGCGCGACAGTGACGGCACGCCCGGCGGCCGGGTGCAGCGCGACATCGCCTACGCCGGGCACGCCCAGACCCTGGTCGACCTGAACGTGGCCGAGGACAAACTGTGTTTCGGGCGGCTGGACTCGGTCGACGGCCAGTCCATGCACATCGGGCGGATGGGCATCTTCTCCGAGGGAGAGGACCGCGAGCAGCTGCTGATGGACTGGCGGGCCCCGTCGGCCCGACCGTTCTATGTGGCCACCGCGGCCGCGCCCCTCGGCGTCCGGCGGCGGCGGCACCTGCGCATCCGGCGCCGGATCGTCGAGTCGATCTCCGACGAGTACCTCGACCTCACCGGCCTGTCCCCCGATGACCCGGCGCTGGCCGCGGTCAGCGCTTCCGGTCTCACCGGTGAGGCGGCGCTGCTGGCCGCGCTGAACGCTCCGCGGACCGGCCGGATGGGCGACATCGTCGAGACCATCCAGGCCGAGCAGGACCGGATCATCCGGGCCGACCGCGCCGGCATCCTGGTCGTCCAGGGCGGGCCCGGCACCGGCAAGACCGCGGTGGCCCTGCATCGCACGGCGTACCTGCTGTACACCCACCGTGGGCAGCTGGCCAACCGTGGAGTGCTGGTGATCGGCCCGAACCGGACGTTCCTGACCTACATCGGCCAGGTCCTGCCCTCGCTCGGCGAGAACGCGGTGGTGCTCTCGACAGTCGGTGATCTGTTCCCGGGCGTGCGGGCCGAGCGTGTCGAGTCCTCGCGGGTGGCGGTGCTCAAGGGCCGGCTGAACATGGCCAAGGTGATCGCCAATGCCGTGCTGGACCGGCAGCGGGTGCCGAAGACCACCATCACCGTGAAGTACGCCGGAGGCGATCTGCGACTGGACCGGCAGCTGCTCTCCCGTGCCCAGGAACGGGCCTGGCAATCGCGCCGTCCGCACAACCGGGCCCGCCAGGTCTTCCTCAAGTCGGTGTTCGACCAGTTGGCCCGGCAGGTCGCCCGCCGCCACCGCGAAGGGTTGGCCGCGGCGATCCCGCTGACCTCCGACGACTTCGAGGACATCCGACGCGACCTGCGGTCGGACGAGGACCTGCAGGCCGCGCTGTCCACCATCTGGCCCGCCCTCACCGCGCAGACCCTGGTCCGCGACCTGTTCGCCTCCCCGGCCCGGCTGCGGTTGGCCGCTCCGTTCCTGAGTGACGCCGAACGGGACCTGCTGCTGGCCGCTGCTCCCACCCAGACGTTCTCCCAATCGGACGTGCCGCTGCTCGACGAAGCGGCCGAGTTGCTCGGGCAGGACGACCGGCTGGTGATGGCCGCGGCGACCCGCGACCGCGAACAGCGCGAGGAGTACGCGCAGAGCGTGCTCGACATGCTCGGCGAGGGCGGCGAGGCCTCCGACGAGGGCACCGGCGCCGACGGGTTCCTCGGCATGGTCAGCGCGGCCGACCTGGTGGAGTTGCAGGAGGACGCGGTGTCGCTGACGTCAACGGCCGAACGGGCCGGGGCCGACCGCGAATGGACCTACGGGCACGTGGTGGTCGACGAGGCGCAGGAACTGTCGCCGATGGCCTGGCGGGTCGTGATGCGCCGCTGCCCGGTCAAGTCGATGACGTTGGTCGGCGACCTGGCCCAGACCGGGGATGCGGCGGGCGCGTCGTCCTGGGGATCCGTACTCCGGCCCTACGTGGGGCGCGACTGGCGCTTCGAGGAATTGACCGTCAACTACCGGACGCCGGCGGAGATCACTGCCGTGGCCGATCGGATTCTGGCGTCGATCGACCCGAAGCTCACCGCCCCGACCTCGGTCCGATCGACCGGCGTACTGCCCTGGTGGCAGCACACCTCGTCCGAGACGCTGGTCGAGCAGACCGCCCTCCGGGCGGCGCAGGACCTGGCGCTGGGCGGCGAGCAGCACCTGGCCGTGCTGGTGCCCGATGCGCTCTACGAGCAGGTGACGACCCGCGTGGCGGAGTTGGTGCCGGCGGCCGGCCCGGGCCACGACGTCGCCCGACCGGTGGTGGTGATGACGGTCCGGGAGGCCAAGGGTCTGGAATTCGATTCGGTGATCCTGGTCGAACCCGACCTGATCGTCGAGCAGTCGCCGAAGGGCCGGAACGACCTGTACGTGGCCGTCACCCGGGCCACGCAGCGACTCGGTGTGCTCTACACCGGCCGCCGGCCGGCCTATGCCGATCCGGCTCCCGAGGCGTCCGCCGGTCTCTGGTAG
- a CDS encoding DUF2127 domain-containing protein, translating into MDWNLNTCARRGHETYAPDEPGLRDRLCVQTPAGEAWRCLRCATYVVGAPKGSGKADDAPEVPRGRLLRDRRLMRLLAAERVIRGLGLAGLAVLVFVFRKSRGNLQDSFNRDLPLLRPLADQIGWNIDDSKIVRGINDVFSLSERTLTWIAVGLIAYAVLQFVEGTGLWLMKRWGEYFAVVATSIFLPLEVYELTERVTWLRIVLFLVNVAAVVWLIWSKRLFGFRGGGRAFHAEHHAESLMTVERAAAAETAVPAV; encoded by the coding sequence GTGGATTGGAACCTGAACACCTGCGCCCGGCGCGGTCACGAGACCTACGCCCCGGACGAACCCGGGCTGCGGGATCGGCTGTGCGTGCAGACCCCGGCCGGGGAAGCCTGGCGATGCCTGCGCTGCGCGACCTACGTGGTCGGGGCTCCGAAGGGATCCGGGAAGGCCGACGACGCCCCCGAGGTGCCTCGCGGTCGGCTGTTGCGCGACCGCCGCCTCATGCGGCTACTGGCCGCCGAGCGGGTGATACGCGGCCTGGGGCTGGCCGGCCTGGCCGTGCTGGTCTTCGTGTTCCGCAAGTCGCGCGGCAACCTGCAGGATTCGTTCAATCGGGACCTCCCGCTGTTGCGCCCGTTGGCCGACCAGATCGGTTGGAACATCGACGATTCCAAGATCGTCCGGGGGATCAACGACGTCTTCTCCCTGTCGGAGAGGACGCTGACCTGGATCGCCGTCGGGTTGATCGCCTACGCCGTTCTGCAGTTCGTCGAGGGCACCGGACTGTGGCTGATGAAACGGTGGGGGGAGTATTTCGCGGTCGTGGCGACCAGCATCTTCCTGCCGCTGGAGGTCTACGAACTCACCGAACGGGTCACCTGGCTCCGGATCGTCCTGTTCCTGGTCAACGTCGCGGCCGTTGTCTGGCTGATCTGGAGCAAGCGCCTGTTCGGGTTCCGCGGCGGCGGCCGCGCCTTCCACGCCGAGCACCACGCCGAGAGCCTGATGACGGTCGAGCGGGCCGCCGCGGCCGAGACGGCCGTGCCGGCCGTGTGA
- a CDS encoding DUF998 domain-containing protein — translation MTGESIGDAAEDRAESFAVDLLDDEAHAPLTAIIWARRLAFTGIVGVVLAVLSIGYLHVAAPSRAMNPLSRTISEYALYPNGWIFSWGVVVLAVASMLVLAALVLREIVPWRSWGSLMTLMWSIGLIGLVVFPKQGFDNDPSVAGRVHWTWTLIAFFSLPIGTSLVCWHHRNLAGRWPRWALRLSMISGGWFIVLTLQTILSALTPIEAWRLVGLVERGLSLTEMAVVVVLGLWVWHDSGPAVVLDET, via the coding sequence ATGACGGGTGAATCGATCGGCGACGCCGCCGAAGACCGCGCCGAGTCGTTCGCCGTCGACCTGCTCGACGACGAGGCCCACGCCCCGCTGACCGCGATCATCTGGGCCAGGCGCCTTGCGTTCACCGGCATCGTCGGCGTCGTCCTGGCCGTCCTGTCCATCGGCTATCTGCACGTCGCCGCGCCCAGCCGGGCAATGAACCCGCTGTCCAGGACGATCAGCGAATACGCGCTGTACCCCAACGGCTGGATCTTCAGTTGGGGAGTGGTCGTCCTCGCCGTGGCCTCGATGCTGGTGCTGGCCGCCCTCGTGCTCCGCGAGATCGTGCCGTGGCGATCCTGGGGTTCGCTGATGACCCTGATGTGGTCGATCGGCCTGATCGGGCTGGTCGTGTTCCCCAAACAGGGATTCGACAACGACCCGTCGGTGGCCGGCCGGGTGCACTGGACGTGGACCCTGATCGCGTTCTTCTCCTTGCCCATCGGGACCAGCCTGGTGTGCTGGCATCACCGGAACCTGGCCGGACGGTGGCCGCGCTGGGCGCTGCGGTTGTCGATGATCTCCGGTGGCTGGTTCATCGTGCTGACCCTGCAGACGATCCTGTCCGCTCTCACGCCCATCGAGGCCTGGCGGCTGGTCGGTCTGGTGGAGCGGGGGCTGTCCCTGACCGAGATGGCGGTGGTCGTCGTGCTCGGACTGTGGGTGTGGCACGACAGCGGACCGGCGGTCGTCCTGGACGAGACCTGA
- a CDS encoding nucleobase:cation symporter-2 family protein: MTQLDERPGLAAQAAHPVDQVPAAPKLIVLALQHLFIMYAGAVAVPFIVGNALGLSQKDIAILVNMDLLVSGICTILQAAGLYKLKWAGSRLPIIAGATFTVLSPMLTIAFANGGAYAGGLATVYGSLLVAGVFGLLIARPFSMMIRFFPPLVSGTVIAIIGLSLIGVDITLITGDATVTQVLDHYPSAAELAGGSVKAGSATGTWDIVTANPDYAKPSFIGLAMLVILVIILISRFAPGFAGQLAVLVAVVVGVVVAWPMGLLDFHEVGSASWFGIAAPFHFGAPQFHFSAIVSMCIVVLVTYTESTADTVAVAEMTDSDLPPKRLAAGLAVDGFSFVLAGFMNSFPDTAYAENVGLLGITKVRSRWVVALCGVFLVILGVIPKMGAIIAALPDQVIGGAATVMFAMVTVVGIQTLSKVSFRDNHNLLIVAVSLSVGMAPALFTSFYSKFPEWFQTIFGSAITSTVIVVFVLNLLFNHFGHRGEPEALETAVHEGAYAPGIPNDGVNVSDGYPENWQKEPGVVARGADADAR, translated from the coding sequence ATGACCCAGCTCGACGAACGTCCTGGCCTCGCCGCACAGGCGGCCCATCCGGTGGACCAGGTGCCGGCCGCCCCGAAGTTGATCGTGCTGGCCCTGCAGCATCTGTTCATCATGTACGCCGGCGCGGTCGCCGTGCCGTTCATCGTGGGCAACGCACTCGGCCTCAGCCAGAAGGACATCGCGATCCTGGTCAACATGGACCTGCTGGTCTCCGGGATCTGCACGATCCTGCAGGCCGCCGGCCTCTACAAGCTCAAGTGGGCCGGCAGTCGCCTCCCGATCATCGCGGGCGCCACCTTCACGGTGTTGTCGCCGATGCTCACCATCGCCTTCGCCAACGGCGGCGCCTACGCCGGCGGTCTGGCCACCGTCTACGGTTCGCTGCTGGTGGCCGGGGTGTTCGGCCTGCTCATCGCGCGGCCGTTCTCGATGATGATCCGGTTCTTCCCCCCGCTGGTCTCCGGCACCGTCATCGCCATCATCGGTCTGTCCCTGATCGGCGTCGACATCACCCTCATCACCGGTGACGCCACGGTCACGCAGGTGCTCGACCACTACCCGAGTGCGGCGGAGCTGGCCGGCGGCAGTGTGAAGGCCGGCAGCGCCACGGGGACCTGGGACATCGTTACGGCCAACCCGGACTACGCCAAGCCGTCGTTCATCGGTCTGGCCATGCTGGTCATCCTCGTGATCATCCTGATCAGCCGGTTCGCGCCGGGTTTCGCCGGCCAACTCGCCGTCCTGGTCGCGGTCGTCGTCGGGGTCGTCGTGGCGTGGCCGATGGGTCTGCTCGACTTCCACGAGGTCGGTTCGGCCAGTTGGTTCGGGATCGCGGCCCCGTTCCACTTCGGTGCGCCGCAATTCCATTTCTCGGCCATCGTGTCGATGTGCATCGTGGTGCTGGTCACCTACACCGAATCCACGGCCGACACCGTCGCCGTGGCCGAGATGACCGATTCGGACCTGCCGCCCAAGCGCCTGGCCGCCGGGCTGGCCGTCGATGGCTTCTCCTTCGTGCTGGCCGGCTTCATGAATTCGTTCCCGGACACCGCCTACGCCGAGAACGTCGGGCTGCTGGGCATCACGAAGGTCCGCAGCCGGTGGGTGGTGGCCCTGTGCGGCGTCTTCCTGGTGATCCTCGGGGTGATACCGAAGATGGGCGCCATCATCGCCGCGTTGCCGGACCAGGTCATCGGCGGCGCCGCCACGGTCATGTTCGCCATGGTCACCGTGGTCGGTATCCAGACCCTGTCCAAGGTCTCGTTCCGGGACAACCACAACCTGCTGATCGTCGCCGTGTCGCTGTCCGTCGGCATGGCACCGGCCCTGTTCACGTCGTTCTACTCGAAGTTTCCGGAGTGGTTCCAGACGATCTTCGGATCGGCCATCACCTCGACCGTGATCGTCGTGTTCGTGCTGAACCTGCTGTTCAACCACTTCGGACATCGCGGTGAGCCGGAGGCGCTGGAGACGGCGGTCCACGAAGGGGCCTACGCCCCGGGCATCCCCAACGACGGGGTGAACGTCTCCGACGGATATCCGGAGAACTGGCAGAAGGAACCCGGCGTCGTCGCCCGCGGCGCGGACGCCGACGCCCGGTAG
- a CDS encoding thymidylate synthase, with product MQQYLDLMDRILTTGVDKQDRTGTGTRSVFGHQMRFDLSKGFPLVTTKKVHFKSVAIELLWFLKGSTNVRWLQERGVTIWDEWADADGELGPVYGSQWRSWPAPDGRHIDQIANVLHSLRTNPDSRRHIVSAWNVAEVDEMALPPCHTMFQFYVAQGRLSCQLYQRSADVFLGVPFNIASYALLTEMVAKAVGLVPGDFVHTFGDAHLYSNHFEQARLQLTRTPRPLPTLTLADGVADLDAYDYADIALHNYDPYPGIKAPIAV from the coding sequence ATGCAGCAGTACTTGGACCTGATGGACCGCATCCTCACCACCGGCGTCGACAAGCAGGACCGCACGGGTACCGGTACCCGCAGCGTGTTCGGGCACCAGATGCGGTTCGACCTGTCGAAGGGTTTCCCGCTCGTCACCACCAAGAAGGTGCACTTCAAATCGGTGGCGATCGAGTTGCTCTGGTTCCTGAAGGGATCGACCAACGTCCGGTGGCTGCAGGAACGCGGCGTGACCATCTGGGACGAATGGGCCGACGCCGACGGGGAGCTGGGTCCGGTCTACGGCAGCCAGTGGCGATCGTGGCCGGCGCCGGACGGACGCCACATCGACCAGATCGCCAACGTTCTGCACTCACTGCGGACCAACCCGGACTCCCGCCGCCACATCGTGTCGGCGTGGAACGTGGCCGAGGTCGACGAGATGGCCCTCCCGCCCTGTCACACCATGTTCCAGTTCTACGTCGCGCAGGGCCGGCTCTCGTGCCAGCTCTACCAGCGATCGGCGGACGTCTTCCTCGGTGTGCCGTTCAACATCGCCTCCTACGCCCTGCTGACCGAGATGGTGGCCAAGGCCGTCGGGTTGGTGCCGGGCGACTTCGTGCACACCTTCGGTGACGCCCACCTGTACAGCAACCATTTCGAGCAGGCGCGTCTGCAGCTGACCCGCACGCCGCGTCCACTGCCGACCCTGACCCTGGCCGACGGGGTGGCCGACCTGGACGCCTACGACTACGCCGACATCGCCCTGCACAACTACGACCCGTACCCCGGGATCAAGGCCCCGATCGCCGTATGA
- a CDS encoding ACT domain-containing protein: MSITLIASVAENGVIGDGGDLAWRNSEDLRRFKNLTTGHPIIMGRKTFDSIGRPLPGRRTIVVTRSTGFSRDGVEAVHSLPDALALVPDQDVFVIGGGEIYAQSIGLADRLEITHIELELAGDTRFPAIAPADWERIRVEHRDGFSFVTYRRRPEPVTDLTELLGALEPELHPGEYLYCSVEDVPLGIDPVVMVAESEGTTLVLPREQADQFGIAGVFPCAWITLKVPSALEAVGLTAAISTALTRDGISCNVIAGYHHDHLFVPADRAHDTLNALAALAHTRA, from the coding sequence ATGAGCATCACCTTGATCGCGTCCGTCGCGGAGAACGGGGTCATCGGGGACGGTGGCGATCTGGCCTGGCGCAACTCCGAGGATCTCCGGCGCTTCAAGAACCTGACGACGGGTCACCCGATCATCATGGGACGTAAGACGTTCGACTCCATCGGGCGGCCACTGCCGGGTCGCCGGACGATCGTCGTCACCCGCTCGACGGGCTTCTCGCGCGACGGCGTCGAGGCGGTCCACTCCCTCCCCGACGCCCTCGCGCTGGTGCCCGACCAGGACGTGTTCGTCATCGGCGGCGGTGAGATCTACGCCCAGAGCATCGGGCTGGCCGACCGGCTCGAGATCACCCACATCGAGCTGGAACTGGCCGGTGACACGCGCTTCCCGGCCATCGCACCGGCGGACTGGGAACGCATCCGGGTCGAACATCGCGACGGCTTCTCGTTCGTCACCTACCGGCGCCGTCCCGAGCCGGTCACCGACCTGACGGAACTGCTGGGCGCCCTCGAACCGGAGTTGCACCCGGGCGAGTACCTCTATTGTTCGGTCGAGGACGTGCCGCTGGGGATTGACCCGGTGGTGATGGTGGCCGAGAGCGAGGGCACCACCCTGGTCCTACCGCGGGAGCAGGCCGACCAATTCGGTATCGCCGGTGTGTTCCCGTGCGCATGGATCACGCTGAAGGTGCCGTCGGCGCTGGAGGCGGTCGGTCTGACCGCCGCCATCTCCACGGCGCTGACCCGGGACGGTATCTCCTGCAACGTGATCGCCGGATACCACCACGACCACCTGTTCGTCCCGGCCGACCGGGCCCACGACACCCTGAATGCCTTGGCCGCCCTGGCTCACACCAGGGCCTGA
- a CDS encoding M20 metallopeptidase family protein, protein MNFTQEAAVLGPALTDLRRRLHAVPEVGLQLPTTQRVLLDELDGLGLEITTGTDLTSIVAVLRGGRPGPLVLLRGDMDALPVVERSGEAFAPAADSPFRDAMHACGHDLHMAGLVGAVRLLAAHRAELAGDVLFMFQPGEEGHDGAGRMLDEGLLGAAGRPIDAAYGLHVFSAGFPHAVFAARAGTLMAASAGLEVRVIGAGTHGSMPHRGRDPIPVACEIVTALQTLVTRQFDVFDPVVITVGSFHSGTKRNVIPDDAVFDATVRSFSPGAAADVARKSVALCEGIAAAHGLRAEVTFIAEYPVTVNDDAEFDFAAATIRDLFGDRRFMDLPNPLSGSEDFSRVLDAVPGAYVFLGAGVGDDFERAPTNHSPLAAFDDSVLGDGAALLAELAVRRMARG, encoded by the coding sequence ATGAACTTCACCCAAGAGGCCGCGGTTCTCGGCCCGGCCCTGACCGACCTGCGCCGCCGCCTGCACGCCGTTCCGGAGGTCGGGCTGCAGCTGCCGACGACGCAGCGGGTCCTGCTCGACGAGCTGGACGGCCTCGGCCTGGAAATCACCACGGGGACCGACCTGACCTCGATCGTCGCCGTGCTGCGCGGAGGACGGCCCGGCCCGTTGGTGCTGCTGCGCGGGGACATGGACGCGCTGCCGGTGGTCGAGCGGTCCGGTGAGGCGTTCGCCCCGGCCGCTGATTCACCCTTCCGGGACGCGATGCACGCATGCGGCCACGACCTGCACATGGCCGGCCTCGTCGGCGCGGTGCGCCTGCTCGCGGCGCACCGCGCCGAACTGGCCGGGGACGTGCTGTTCATGTTCCAGCCGGGCGAGGAAGGGCACGACGGTGCCGGACGGATGCTCGACGAGGGCCTCCTGGGCGCGGCCGGACGACCGATCGACGCGGCCTACGGGCTGCACGTGTTCTCCGCGGGCTTCCCGCATGCGGTGTTCGCGGCCCGGGCCGGGACCCTGATGGCCGCGTCGGCCGGGCTGGAGGTCAGGGTGATCGGCGCCGGCACCCACGGCTCGATGCCGCACCGTGGCCGCGACCCGATCCCGGTCGCGTGCGAGATCGTCACCGCGCTGCAGACCCTGGTCACCCGCCAGTTCGACGTGTTCGACCCGGTGGTGATCACGGTGGGTTCGTTCCACTCGGGCACCAAGCGCAACGTCATCCCGGACGACGCGGTCTTCGACGCGACGGTCCGCAGCTTCAGCCCGGGAGCGGCCGCGGACGTCGCCCGGAAGTCGGTGGCACTGTGCGAGGGCATCGCGGCGGCGCACGGCCTGCGGGCCGAGGTCACGTTCATTGCCGAGTACCCGGTGACGGTCAACGACGACGCGGAGTTCGACTTCGCCGCGGCCACCATCAGGGACCTGTTCGGCGACCGCCGTTTTATGGACCTGCCGAATCCGCTCTCCGGTTCGGAGGACTTCTCCCGGGTGCTGGACGCAGTACCGGGGGCATACGTGTTCCTCGGGGCGGGGGTCGGTGACGACTTCGAGCGCGCCCCGACCAACCACTCTCCGTTGGCGGCCTTCGATGACAGCGTGCTCGGCGATGGGGCCGCGCTGCTGGCCGAACTCGCCGTCCGCCGGATGGCCCGGGGCTGA
- a CDS encoding dihydrofolate reductase family protein, whose product MLVYSMSVSLDGFVTDRTDSFRWTVPDEELFGYHLEQVSSLGGYLTGRRLYEVMLPWETDPTMRATELGDRFADVWGALGKVVFSRTLEHVEGNARLAAGSVAQEIATALDSTDQDISIGGADLAAAAIALDLVDELRMFRCPVVLGGGTSYLPPVRSQMRFGLVQTRTFGTGVIYERYRRIRPPTSGPDPRRSTDAPGTSTVHP is encoded by the coding sequence GTGCTGGTCTACTCGATGAGCGTCTCGTTGGACGGCTTCGTCACCGACCGCACCGACTCGTTCCGATGGACGGTCCCGGACGAGGAGCTGTTCGGTTACCACCTCGAGCAGGTCAGCAGCCTCGGCGGATATCTGACCGGCCGCCGGCTCTACGAGGTGATGCTCCCCTGGGAGACGGATCCGACGATGCGGGCCACCGAACTCGGGGACCGGTTCGCCGACGTCTGGGGTGCGCTCGGCAAGGTCGTGTTCAGCCGCACGCTCGAGCACGTCGAAGGTAACGCCCGGCTCGCCGCCGGATCGGTGGCGCAGGAGATCGCGACCGCACTCGACTCGACCGACCAGGACATCTCGATCGGCGGCGCCGACCTGGCCGCCGCGGCGATCGCACTTGATCTGGTCGACGAACTGCGCATGTTCCGCTGTCCGGTCGTGCTCGGTGGCGGGACGTCTTACCTCCCGCCCGTCCGCTCGCAGATGCGGTTCGGCCTGGTTCAGACCAGGACTTTCGGGACGGGCGTGATCTACGAGCGTTACCGCCGGATCCGCCCGCCGACGTCCGGCCCGGACCCCCGGCGCTCCACCGATGCTCCGGGGACCTCTACCGTTCACCCATGA